One Hordeum vulgare subsp. vulgare chromosome 4H, MorexV3_pseudomolecules_assembly, whole genome shotgun sequence DNA window includes the following coding sequences:
- the LOC123448092 gene encoding cytochrome P450 714C3-like, with amino-acid sequence MNKVAIYRICLTRSLPSLPYSVCLMEKLHLLTLLLPILVGLPLLYICDILWLRPERIRKKLRKQGVRGPRPTLFYGNTQEMKRIRQEAVSAQKQDTSNYISTLFPHFLIWRETYGSVFLYSTGAVEILFVSDPGMVKDMSHCTSSELGKPIYIQKSRKPLFGEGILVSNGDIWAYQRKIIAPEFFMEKIKVMIELIVEASVPLLEAWESMLDDAGGNREIDVDGYLRNFSADIIARACFGSNFAAGEEIFYKLRQLQKEISQQDTLVGLSAVWKCLPTKANREIQKLEQEVRLLILDVAKEHRRGSSDNNDDDNPCIKTKHNSFLRSVVNSSRHCPASYGGSTEDYIVDNCKNIYFAGHETAAVTTTWCLMLLATHPAWQDRARAEALEACRGCTKLDVDVLRRLKTITMVIQETLRLYPPASLIVREALADFKLGGIDVPRGTIVQTAITMLHLDKDVWGQDAGEFRPDRFVNGAAAACEPSHMYLPFGHGPRICAGQNLAMVELKVVLVRLLSKFAFSPSPGYRHAPLFRLTIEPGFGMPLVVTKLP; translated from the exons ATGAACAAAGTAGCCATTTATCGTATATGTTTGACAAGAAgtctcccctctctcccctacTCTGTCTGTCTCATGGAGAAACTTCATCTGCTAACTCTGCTTCTTCCCATACTTGTTGGGTTACCTCTGTTGTACATCTGTGACATACTATGGCTGAGGCCAGAGAGGATAAGAAAGAAGCTGAGGAAGCAGGGAGTTAGGGGTCCCAGGCCTACTTTGTTCTATGGCAACACCCAGGAGATGAAGAGAATCCGGCAAGAGGCCGTTTCTGCGCAGAAGCAAGACACCAGTAACTACATATCCACCCTCTTCCCTCACTTCCTTATCTGGAGGGAAACATATG GCTCGGTATTCCTCTACTCAACAGGAGCTGTGGAGATTCTGTTTGTTTCTGACCCCGGCATGGTCAAGGACATGAGCCACTGTACATCATCTGAGCTCGGGAAGCCTATTTATATTCAGAAGTCCCGCAAACCGCTCTTTGGCGAAGGCATCTTGGTATCAAATGGCGATATATGGGCCTATCAAAGGAAGATCATTGCACCAGAGTTTTTCATGGAGAAGATTAAG GTCATGATAGAACTAATAGTGGAGGCTTCTGTCCCACTGCTAGAAGCATGGGAGAGCATGCTTGATGATGCTGGAGGGAATAGAGAGATAGATGTGGATGGTTACTTGCGGAATTTTTCGGCAGACATAATTGCTAGGGCATGTTTTGGCAGCAATTTCGCAGCAGGGGAAGAAATATTCTACAAGCTCAGGCAGCTTCAGAAGGAGATTTCTCAGCAAGATACACTTGTTGGATTATCTGCAGTGTG GAAGTGTTTGCCAACCAAGGCCAACCGAGAGATACAAAAGCTGGAGCAAGAAGTTCGGTTACTCATCCTCGATGTCGCAAAGGAACACAGGCGTGGaagcagcgacaacaacgacgacgacaatcctTGCATAAAGACTAAACATAACAGCTTTCTGCGCTCAGTTGTCAACAGCTCTCGGCATTGCCCGGCCAGCTACGGTGGCAGCACCGAGGACTACATCGTGGACAACTGCAAGAACATCTACTTTGCCGGGCACGAGACTGCGGCTGTCACCACCACCTGGTGCCTGATGTTACTGGCCACGCACCCGGCATGGCAGGACCGTGCACGTGCCGAGGCTCTAGAGGCGTGCCGTGGATGCACAAAGCTCGACGTCGACGTCCTCCGGCGACTGAAAACG ATCACCATGGTGATCCAGGAGACCCTCCGGCTGTACCCTCCGGCGTCACTGATCGTGCGCGAGGCGCTGGCGGACTTCAAGCTTGGCGGCATCGACGTCCCGCGGGGAACCATCGTCCAGACCGCCATCACGATGCTGCACCTCGACAAGGATGTCTGGGGCCAGGACGCCGGCGAGTTCCGGCCGGACCGGTTCGTGAACGGCGCCGCGGCGGCGTGCGAGCCGTCGCACATGTACCTGCCGTTCGGGCACGGGCCCAGGATTTGCGCGGGGCAGAACCTGGCGATGGTGGAGCTCAAGGTGGTGCTCGTTCGCCTGCTGAGCAAGTTCGCCTTCTCGCCGTCACCGGGGTACAGGCACGCGCCGCTGTTCCGGCTTACCATCGAGCCTGGGTTTGGCATGCCTCTGGTCGTCACAAAGCTCCCATGA